From Pleurocapsa sp. PCC 7319:
CTGCCCATTTACAGTAATTTTCAATTTAAATGGGACTACCATAAATTATCCCAATTATAAATTATCTCAGTGAATATACTGACTATTAGTGATCTAAATTGACTCACACTATAAGAACCCCTTTTTAATTTGTCTCAAAAATATTAGATAAGCAAATTAAGATAATTAAATTCAAATAACTAATTTAAATTCTGGATTTTGAGCAAAATGTTCTGTACCTTCTGGTAAAAATCATCTCGGCGATCATAGTAGGCTTTCAACTCATTAAAACGATTAATGCTCAAATTATTTTGTTGAACAATTTGCCGAGATTCATTACAATACCGAACCGCAATTTTACGTACATTTGAGTTTAAGTTTTGCAGAGTTTCTTGTTGATCACAAACTATATTTGGTGGTGGTTCATTAATAATATTTTTAATTTCTTTATAGACTTGTCTTCTTAATAGCTCTACTTGATAGCCTGCTCTAGCATAATTTTCTGTTTCTTCTGGCGTAAATTGTTGAGCATAAGCATGAGCCATAAAAGAGACAGATAACGAATGCATTGATACTTCAGGAATCAAGCCACTTAACAATCCGCTAGTTGCCAATATACTACTACATACAATATGCAGATATATTTTATTTAATTTAGGTAAAGTCAAATTAACATTTAACATAATTGAGACAATTGCTGGTATCAAAAAGATTGCTAATTATTTTGAGTTAATTTCTTGACAATAAGTTCCTGTTTTTTCAATTATTTAGCTAAAATTCAATCAAACGGTATTTAACTAGTAACCAATACCGCCTGCTAAACCGAATCTAGTTTGAAACCTGTAGTTTTAAATGTAACTGTTCGAGAAAGTAACAAGTAACAAGTAGCAATTAACAAGTTGTTCTTGATTTTTTTAACTCAAACTTTATTTAACCAGCAAAACTCCAGTTTTCAATGTGGACGGGGTTTAACAATTGAAAAAAAATTCGTGAAAATTGCTTTGCATAAGATTTAATTAACTTTGAGATAGACGCTTAACGGTCGTACCTCCAAGTAAACGATCTGTTTCTCTTAATAAATTAGGGATTACCTCCTTATAGGGACTTGCTGTCAAACAAGATTGAAGATTTAATTGCCCTATGTTGTCGGCTTTGGCGCCTGGAAACCAATGACCAGCATTTGTGAGGAGGTTATAGCGTGCCTTGCCATATTCAGTCATATCGTATGCTAAAGCTAAATTTCGCAACCATAATATTACAGGAATATTGACATTACCAGGAGTGTTATCGTACTTAGGCAGACCAACTTGCCAATTATCCAGCCAATCTTTACCTAATACAGCGATCGCTTCTTGTTCTAAACGTTCTAAGATTGGCGGTAATATTTGATCTGCTTTATCTAATAAGGGCAAAACCTTTAAATGCTCATCAAAATCTGATGGTCTAGCTGCACCCAAACTCAGGGTATGTACTTGAGGATGAGATAGACAAAATAAATCGTTAAAGACCATAGGGCTAAGAGGCTGACACAATTCTACGAGCTTTGGAGGAGGGTTATAAAGATGTCCTCCCTTATCAGAAGGAGAAATGATAAAGACTCCCATATCCTGACGCTGAGCGGCTTCTATAGCTGACCAATTCCATTGATTTATGTAGTACCAATGGAGATTAACATAGTCAAATTCGCCAGTTTCAATCGCTTGAGTAATTGTTTCGGTTGAACCATGGGTGGAAAAGCCAATATGTCTTACTTTGCCTTCAGCTTTGAGTTTTTTAGCCTCATCCAAACACCCTCCAGGACGCAAACTATTGTGAAAAATCTCTTTATTGTTAATGCCATGTAGCCCCAGCAAATCTACATATTCCAATTGACAAAAGTTAAGAGATTGCTGAAATTGACGGCGAAAT
This genomic window contains:
- a CDS encoding DUF4168 domain-containing protein gives rise to the protein MLNVNLTLPKLNKIYLHIVCSSILATSGLLSGLIPEVSMHSLSVSFMAHAYAQQFTPEETENYARAGYQVELLRRQVYKEIKNIINEPPPNIVCDQQETLQNLNSNVRKIAVRYCNESRQIVQQNNLSINRFNELKAYYDRRDDFYQKVQNILLKIQNLN
- a CDS encoding aldo/keto reductase; the encoded protein is MQYRRFGRTELQMPVFSCGGMRYQYKWQDLPQSQIPEANQRNLEATIRRAFELGIYHIETARGYGSSEMQLGQVLPQLPREKLIFQTKVSPKPDPREFRRQFQQSLNFCQLEYVDLLGLHGINNKEIFHNSLRPGGCLDEAKKLKAEGKVRHIGFSTHGSTETITQAIETGEFDYVNLHWYYINQWNWSAIEAAQRQDMGVFIISPSDKGGHLYNPPPKLVELCQPLSPMVFNDLFCLSHPQVHTLSLGAARPSDFDEHLKVLPLLDKADQILPPILERLEQEAIAVLGKDWLDNWQVGLPKYDNTPGNVNIPVILWLRNLALAYDMTEYGKARYNLLTNAGHWFPGAKADNIGQLNLQSCLTASPYKEVIPNLLRETDRLLGGTTVKRLSQS